A part of Prolixibacteraceae bacterium genomic DNA contains:
- a CDS encoding UpxY family transcription antiterminator, whose amino-acid sequence MKPNMALQERQWYAIYVRSRTEKKIGEALCKLGIENYVPLKREWRQWSDRKKLVETPAISGYVFVRINIAERLIVLKCQNVIQFVRHLQRDAVIRDVEIENLKLFLEQTSVQIEIVSDRIRPGTTVEVIEGPFIGYIGEMVEHHGKEKVIVRFDALQSSFLVEIEQYKITIPKAG is encoded by the coding sequence ATGAAACCAAATATGGCATTGCAAGAAAGACAGTGGTATGCTATCTATGTACGATCTCGAACAGAGAAAAAGATAGGTGAAGCGCTGTGTAAATTAGGTATTGAAAATTATGTGCCGTTAAAACGGGAGTGGCGTCAGTGGAGTGACCGCAAGAAACTTGTTGAAACTCCTGCAATTAGTGGTTATGTATTTGTTCGTATTAATATTGCTGAGCGTTTGATTGTTTTAAAATGTCAAAATGTAATTCAATTCGTAAGACATCTTCAACGTGATGCAGTAATCCGAGATGTTGAAATTGAAAATCTAAAGCTTTTTCTTGAACAGACCTCGGTTCAGATTGAAATTGTTAGTGATAGAATACGACCAGGAACAACCGTAGAAGTAATTGAAGGTCCCTTTATTGGTTATATTGGTGAGATGGTTGAACATCATGGAAAAGAGAAAGTTATTGTTCGTTTTGATGCGTTGCAAAGCAGTTTTCTTGTTGAAATTGAGCAATATAAAATAACTATTCCGAAGGCGGGATAG
- a CDS encoding LysM peptidoglycan-binding domain-containing protein has product MAQSNEDTKVVVGKKVYILHKVKKLETVYSIQKKYSIKASKLYEVNPKLSTEGLKSDTYIKIPIIKKNQKKEKNLLFNNIQDNDSIRFHKVEKKETLFSIARNYGISVKELERANSLQSNDIIKKGDLLRIPIEIKEKNDVINEEQSISNYQKHIVKDGETLFFLSRKYNIPFENIKNLNPNISSSLSINDTILIPTIIGTTIDNKTNKVIENKFFHYRISSKDSYWKLEQKYGVTKSDILHFNPILNDELIPNVVIRLPYRRTTNEVVRILDNDNFYQYHVEGKETLYTIANQHGVTVHILKELNPRLKIQGLMKGDEITIPKPEVARSFELGINDSLLQASYLIDKISFLSTKDFIINPNAEIFNIGIMLPIYSEVNLQLNKERFSSSKNDSVNVNSPRLYSRSKKFLSFYEGVMVGIDSLNRKGLNVKLYLFDTEKKTHSIDSLYAKGLFSNLDLIIGPIFPTTQQALMQHLGNKHVPVISPLSSDSQTTRNYENLYQVNPSASFKATKTAEYVIDTYADKNIITIKTNDKGLTNELITPIKTALFKEHINQDSITHYTEFKLGLYGLEGLRFILKKDQPNIILLPSRNEAIVSQTLGQLNALSLDFDITVIGFNEWTKYRSIKEEVLHNLNLHYLAPYHVDYNSTTTLSFIKRYRSYFNVEPNNYALQGYDISLYFGSAMLKFGSNYTQMIYNNKVNLNQMDPNFVKVSKFGGFMNNTLFIMNYSKNYEIKKIDTIGNSRSIPIQ; this is encoded by the coding sequence ATGGCACAATCCAATGAAGACACTAAGGTCGTAGTGGGGAAAAAGGTATATATCCTTCACAAAGTAAAAAAATTGGAAACAGTTTACTCAATACAAAAAAAATACAGTATTAAAGCGTCAAAGCTCTACGAGGTCAATCCTAAATTGTCTACAGAAGGATTGAAATCTGACACTTATATAAAAATCCCAATCATTAAGAAGAATCAGAAGAAAGAAAAAAATCTCCTCTTCAACAACATCCAAGATAATGACTCTATTCGTTTTCATAAAGTAGAAAAAAAAGAGACGCTATTTTCAATTGCAAGAAACTATGGTATTTCTGTTAAAGAACTCGAAAGAGCTAATAGCCTTCAAAGCAATGACATCATAAAAAAAGGAGATCTTCTTCGTATTCCTATTGAAATTAAAGAGAAGAATGATGTCATTAATGAAGAACAAAGCATATCCAACTATCAGAAACATATAGTTAAAGATGGAGAAACGCTCTTTTTCCTTTCTCGAAAATACAACATCCCTTTTGAGAATATAAAAAATCTAAATCCGAATATTTCATCTAGTCTTAGTATCAATGACACAATCTTGATTCCAACAATCATTGGAACAACAATTGATAATAAAACAAACAAAGTGATTGAAAATAAATTCTTTCACTATAGAATATCGAGCAAAGATTCATACTGGAAGTTAGAGCAAAAATATGGTGTAACTAAAAGTGATATACTTCATTTTAACCCTATTCTTAATGACGAACTAATTCCGAATGTAGTCATCAGATTACCATATAGAAGAACTACAAATGAGGTTGTTCGAATCCTTGACAATGATAACTTTTATCAATACCATGTAGAAGGAAAAGAGACTTTATATACGATTGCAAATCAACATGGAGTTACGGTACATATTCTTAAAGAATTAAATCCTAGATTAAAGATCCAAGGATTAATGAAGGGAGATGAAATTACGATTCCTAAACCTGAAGTAGCTCGCAGCTTCGAATTAGGAATAAATGACTCTCTACTACAAGCATCATACTTAATTGATAAAATAAGCTTCTTATCAACGAAAGATTTTATTATCAACCCAAATGCTGAAATATTTAATATCGGAATAATGCTCCCAATCTATTCAGAAGTTAATCTACAACTGAATAAGGAGAGGTTTAGTTCTTCAAAAAATGATTCAGTCAATGTTAATTCACCTCGTTTATATTCAAGGTCTAAAAAATTCTTATCCTTTTATGAAGGTGTAATGGTCGGAATTGATTCACTTAACAGAAAGGGGTTAAATGTTAAACTATATCTTTTTGATACAGAGAAAAAGACCCATAGTATTGATTCCCTTTATGCAAAAGGCTTATTTAGTAATTTAGACCTTATTATTGGTCCTATTTTTCCAACGACACAACAAGCATTAATGCAGCATCTCGGAAACAAACATGTCCCAGTTATCTCTCCATTATCATCAGATTCTCAAACGACTAGAAATTATGAGAATCTATATCAAGTAAACCCATCGGCTTCGTTCAAAGCAACAAAAACGGCTGAGTATGTCATCGATACTTATGCAGATAAAAATATCATTACAATTAAGACAAATGATAAAGGACTAACCAATGAGCTAATCACTCCAATAAAGACGGCTCTATTTAAAGAACATATTAATCAAGATAGCATCACTCACTATACAGAGTTTAAACTTGGATTATATGGACTAGAAGGACTTCGATTCATATTAAAGAAAGATCAACCCAACATAATACTTTTACCATCACGTAATGAAGCAATCGTGAGTCAAACTTTAGGACAATTAAATGCGCTCTCTCTAGATTTTGACATCACTGTTATTGGTTTTAATGAATGGACAAAATATCGTAGTATTAAAGAAGAGGTATTACACAATCTAAACCTTCATTATCTTGCTCCTTATCATGTTGATTACAACAGTACAACCACTTTATCATTTATTAAACGCTACCGCAGCTATTTTAATGTTGAACCCAATAATTATGCACTCCAAGGCTATGATATTTCACTCTATTTTGGATCGGCAATGTTAAAATTTGGTAGCAACTATACCCAAATGATCTACAATAACAAAGTTAATCTAAATCAGATGGATCCTAACTTTGTCAAAGTGTCAAAATTCGGTGGTTTCATGAACAACACCTTGTTTATCATGAACTATAGTAAGAACTACGAAATAAAAAAGATAGATACCATTGGTAATAGTAGATCTATTCCAATACAGTAG
- a CDS encoding GH92 family glycosyl hydrolase — translation MQRKKNTLICCLSIIMASSLLLGCSSKSSSSSTGVLAKVSTDDLYSYMDPFIGTGGHVHTFPGATYPFGMIQLSPDADTKGWDWCAGYHYSDTNLKGFSHNHLSGTGWSDLGDILLMPGSGKYFLDAGPKSNPDKGWRSRFSHKEESASPGYYQVKLLDSDVNVELTANKRVGFHRYTYSNDTKDKWVVIDPTNKIFGKVLDTKVEVIDDNTVSGYCHSTGWGGDRYIYFTAWFSESIKDVIFTDGNKEVNARKSFDDKSSRVIVFFDKSLVKPLEVKVAISGVSQEGANNNLILGGGQLSFDEAKSETVKKWHEVANIIEVSGGTESQRRIFYSGIYHNFIAPNLWMDTDGSFVAQGKVFETKEFTNYSTFSTWDTFRGTFPLLSLIRPNDVSDMVNSLISRYRDSKGHIPLWELLGHDNTCMIGNPAIIFIYDAIQQKVPGIDPYEALEAMVDLATHNKISSSDGDGGLEDYMKLGYVPATIPKSVSKTLEYAYADWCVAELAKDLGETLIENEYRKRALSYKSLFNNNMKRFWPKDRKGQWIEPFETDSWKRLNKYWVSGNVWAYDYFVPHQMAELIKLKGGTDAFEKDLDILFTTPLNMKGEQHVDISGFIGGYAHGDEPGHSTAYLYDYVGAPYKTQKYVRQIMSEMYNDTPDGMINNEDCGQMSAWYIFSAMGFYPVTPGSNQYVLGSPIFDHVKWNLPNGKHFEVVAHGQSADAIYVDHVKLNGQDYNKLYITTDHILSGSKLEFFMSAEPNKTFGNGVNSWPQ, via the coding sequence ATGCAACGAAAAAAAAATACTCTTATATGTTGCTTGTCAATAATCATGGCAAGTTCATTATTATTGGGGTGTAGCTCGAAATCTTCCTCCTCAAGTACTGGTGTGCTAGCTAAGGTGTCTACAGATGATTTATATTCTTACATGGATCCTTTTATTGGGACGGGAGGGCATGTTCATACATTCCCAGGAGCAACATATCCTTTTGGAATGATTCAATTGAGCCCTGATGCTGATACCAAGGGTTGGGATTGGTGTGCTGGGTATCATTATTCTGATACAAATTTAAAAGGATTTAGTCATAATCATTTGAGTGGTACTGGTTGGTCTGATCTAGGGGATATTTTACTCATGCCTGGTTCGGGTAAATATTTCTTAGATGCTGGTCCAAAATCGAACCCCGACAAGGGGTGGAGATCACGATTTTCACATAAAGAGGAGTCTGCGTCTCCTGGGTATTATCAAGTCAAACTACTAGATAGTGATGTAAATGTAGAGTTGACCGCCAATAAACGTGTCGGTTTTCATCGATACACTTATTCCAATGATACGAAAGATAAATGGGTAGTAATTGATCCAACGAACAAAATATTTGGAAAGGTATTGGACACAAAGGTTGAAGTTATTGATGATAACACAGTGTCAGGATATTGTCATAGTACGGGATGGGGTGGTGATAGATATATCTATTTTACTGCGTGGTTCTCTGAATCAATCAAAGATGTAATTTTTACAGATGGGAATAAAGAAGTTAATGCCCGTAAAAGTTTCGATGATAAATCATCGAGAGTCATTGTTTTTTTTGATAAAAGTTTAGTTAAACCTTTAGAAGTAAAAGTGGCAATCTCTGGAGTTAGTCAAGAAGGAGCAAATAATAATTTAATACTTGGTGGTGGGCAACTGTCTTTTGATGAAGCAAAAAGTGAAACAGTAAAGAAATGGCATGAGGTTGCAAATATTATTGAGGTGAGTGGTGGTACTGAATCACAAAGAAGAATTTTCTATTCAGGTATTTATCACAATTTTATTGCTCCCAATTTATGGATGGATACAGATGGGTCTTTTGTTGCACAGGGAAAGGTCTTCGAGACTAAAGAGTTTACTAATTATAGTACATTTTCGACATGGGATACTTTTAGAGGTACATTTCCTCTCCTCTCTTTGATTCGCCCTAACGATGTGTCTGATATGGTTAATTCGTTAATTTCAAGATATCGTGACTCAAAAGGACACATCCCTTTATGGGAGTTGTTAGGACATGACAATACATGTATGATTGGAAATCCAGCTATTATCTTTATCTATGATGCTATACAACAAAAAGTTCCTGGTATAGATCCATACGAAGCTCTAGAAGCAATGGTTGATTTAGCAACGCATAATAAAATAAGTAGTTCTGATGGTGATGGCGGTCTTGAGGATTATATGAAATTAGGATACGTTCCTGCAACGATTCCGAAATCTGTCTCAAAAACGTTAGAATATGCTTATGCCGATTGGTGTGTTGCAGAATTGGCTAAGGATTTAGGCGAAACTCTTATAGAGAACGAGTATCGTAAAAGAGCTTTGTCATATAAATCGTTGTTCAATAATAACATGAAACGTTTTTGGCCAAAAGATAGAAAGGGACAATGGATTGAGCCTTTTGAAACAGATAGCTGGAAAAGATTAAATAAATATTGGGTTTCTGGAAATGTATGGGCTTACGACTATTTTGTTCCCCACCAAATGGCTGAATTAATTAAGTTAAAAGGAGGTACAGATGCTTTTGAAAAAGATTTAGATATTTTGTTTACAACTCCTCTGAATATGAAGGGGGAACAACATGTAGATATTTCTGGATTTATTGGAGGATATGCTCATGGTGATGAACCTGGTCACTCTACTGCATATCTTTATGACTATGTAGGTGCCCCTTATAAAACGCAGAAATATGTAAGACAGATTATGTCAGAAATGTATAACGACACTCCCGATGGAATGATAAATAATGAAGATTGTGGTCAAATGTCTGCATGGTATATTTTTAGTGCCATGGGTTTCTACCCTGTTACACCCGGATCTAATCAGTATGTATTAGGATCACCGATATTTGATCATGTGAAGTGGAATTTACCAAATGGGAAACATTTTGAAGTAGTTGCTCATGGACAGTCCGCAGATGCTATATACGTTGATCATGTGAAATTAAATGGTCAGGATTATAATAAACTGTATATAACAACTGATCATATATTATCCGGGTCTAAACTTGAATTCTTTATGAGTGCAGAGCCGAATAAGACTTTTGGTAATGGTGTAAATTCTTGGCCTCAATAA
- a CDS encoding SDR family oxidoreductase translates to MRVLITGATGYIGKRLINVLLKEGHQLYCTHRGHNEMIEELTQTDNLKWIKHDFLDDETGLHNQFQCDVAYYLIHAMKSSNKGFESLEIQMTKNFLLLVNSIGVSKIIYLSGIVNTQQTLSPHFRSRFTVEKILNNGNIPVITLRAGIIVGSGSASFEIIRDLVEKLPIMVAPKWLLTRCQPISIRDVLFYLAQVIHLYPDRSIHFDIGGPEVLTYKQMLIQYAEVRSLHRYILTLPVMTPRLSSYWLYFVTSTSYNLAINLVESMKIDVVCHEENIKELFPSRLLTYKEAVKFSLSHYDGNDVVSKWSDAHLLSNIYDAISEEKRTAPYGAYQQLFKKEITKEEISNITEKIWAIGGENGWYYGTILWRLRAFLDKLVGGVGYRKRNNKSTLNKGEALDFWRIIEADKDKPMLTLIAEMKLPGTAMLKLYITYHNNNYYFIQNALFYPHGLWGRIYWWLLYPVHVWIFKGMARKICAQ, encoded by the coding sequence ATGAGAGTATTAATCACAGGAGCAACAGGATATATTGGAAAAAGGCTTATAAATGTTTTATTGAAAGAAGGGCACCAACTCTACTGCACACACAGAGGTCACAATGAAATGATTGAAGAGTTAACACAGACAGACAATCTCAAGTGGATAAAACATGACTTTTTAGATGATGAGACAGGGCTTCATAATCAATTTCAGTGCGATGTGGCATACTACCTTATTCATGCTATGAAGAGTAGTAATAAAGGCTTTGAATCTTTAGAAATACAAATGACTAAAAACTTCTTGCTTTTAGTTAATTCAATCGGGGTATCAAAAATTATATATTTGAGTGGAATAGTAAACACACAACAAACCTTATCCCCTCACTTTAGATCTCGATTTACCGTGGAGAAAATTCTAAACAATGGAAATATACCTGTAATCACATTAAGAGCAGGAATTATTGTAGGATCAGGTAGTGCTTCTTTCGAAATAATACGAGATTTAGTTGAGAAATTACCCATAATGGTAGCCCCCAAGTGGCTTCTTACAAGATGTCAACCAATTTCTATTCGAGATGTATTATTCTATCTTGCACAAGTAATCCATCTATATCCTGACCGTTCTATTCATTTTGACATTGGTGGCCCAGAAGTATTAACATACAAACAAATGTTAATACAGTATGCTGAAGTTCGTTCGTTACATCGATATATCCTTACGCTTCCAGTAATGACACCAAGACTCTCTTCTTATTGGTTATATTTTGTGACTTCAACAAGTTATAATCTAGCAATCAATCTTGTTGAAAGCATGAAAATTGATGTCGTGTGTCATGAAGAAAATATCAAAGAGTTATTTCCCTCTCGATTACTAACATATAAAGAGGCAGTAAAATTCTCTCTATCTCACTACGATGGTAATGATGTGGTTTCCAAATGGAGTGATGCTCATCTACTATCAAACATATATGACGCTATTTCTGAAGAAAAAAGAACAGCTCCATATGGAGCATATCAACAATTATTTAAGAAAGAAATCACAAAAGAAGAGATTAGTAATATCACAGAGAAAATATGGGCCATTGGGGGAGAAAATGGTTGGTATTATGGAACTATTCTATGGAGACTAAGAGCCTTCTTAGATAAATTGGTTGGTGGAGTAGGATATCGTAAACGAAATAACAAAAGCACGTTGAACAAAGGAGAGGCACTTGACTTTTGGAGAATAATAGAAGCTGATAAAGACAAACCGATGCTAACACTAATAGCCGAAATGAAACTTCCTGGGACAGCCATGCTAAAGTTGTACATAACTTATCATAACAACAATTACTACTTTATTCAAAATGCACTATTTTATCCTCACGGGCTTTGGGGAAGAATTTATTGGTGGTTACTTTACCCTGTTCACGTATGGATATTCAAAGGAATGGCACGAAAGATTTGTGCACAATAA
- a CDS encoding arabinogalactan endo-1,4-beta-galactosidase, whose translation MKNILQYIEDLFCVIKEYLFVVILVSFFLVSCNKNDERNEVDKIVQKPMLIGADLSYVSQLEDNGGSFKTEGGVVDSYQLFSEIGNDIVRLRLWHNPTWSPVAESNNPRSHYSSISQVVNDAVRAKENGMDICLDIHYSDNWADPLHQSPPKAWDNTQSLTELNELIYSYTYSVLNSFKDKTVIPKLIQIGNEINNGIMSTPNLDSFPNVSISDGNWRAQGQLINSAIRSVRDFEKENSCDIDIVLHIADPKNIDWWFTNITQNGAVTDYDIIGFSYYHIWHTEVDFFNLEKLVVDSKRKFKKKVMIMETAYPFTEQNNDNYANIYYKQDPISGFPYSEEGQAEYWKTLLDIMKRANCDGVFYWEPCWITTSMKDQWGTGSSWENCAFFNFNGNANKITQLKIN comes from the coding sequence ATGAAGAATATATTGCAATATATAGAAGATCTTTTTTGTGTGATCAAAGAATACCTGTTTGTCGTTATTTTAGTCTCATTCTTCCTTGTTTCTTGTAATAAGAATGATGAAAGAAATGAAGTGGATAAAATTGTTCAAAAACCTATGCTGATTGGTGCGGATCTTAGTTATGTAAGTCAGTTAGAAGATAATGGAGGTAGCTTTAAAACTGAAGGAGGTGTTGTTGATTCGTATCAGTTGTTTTCTGAAATAGGGAATGATATCGTTCGTTTGAGACTTTGGCACAACCCTACTTGGAGTCCTGTCGCTGAATCAAATAATCCAAGGTCACACTATAGTAGCATAAGTCAGGTTGTTAATGATGCTGTACGAGCGAAAGAAAATGGAATGGATATATGTTTAGATATACATTACTCTGATAATTGGGCTGATCCACTGCATCAGTCTCCCCCTAAAGCTTGGGATAATACTCAAAGTCTGACAGAGTTGAATGAGCTTATATATAGTTATACCTATTCGGTATTAAATTCGTTTAAAGATAAAACTGTTATTCCTAAGTTAATCCAAATAGGAAATGAGATAAACAATGGAATTATGTCAACTCCGAATCTAGATTCTTTTCCTAATGTTTCAATTTCTGATGGTAATTGGAGAGCACAAGGACAATTAATTAATAGTGCGATTAGATCGGTAAGGGACTTCGAAAAAGAGAATTCATGTGATATAGATATAGTGCTTCATATTGCAGATCCCAAAAATATTGATTGGTGGTTTACAAATATAACACAAAATGGTGCTGTTACAGATTATGATATTATAGGCTTTTCTTATTATCATATCTGGCATACTGAAGTTGACTTCTTTAATCTTGAGAAACTTGTCGTGGATTCCAAAAGAAAGTTTAAGAAGAAAGTAATGATAATGGAAACAGCATATCCTTTTACAGAACAAAATAATGACAACTATGCAAATATTTATTATAAGCAAGATCCTATTTCGGGTTTTCCTTACTCCGAAGAAGGGCAAGCCGAGTATTGGAAGACGCTTTTAGACATAATGAAAAGAGCAAATTGTGACGGTGTTTTCTACTGGGAACCATGTTGGATAACGACCTCTATGAAAGATCAATGGGGAACAGGGTCTTCTTGGGAGAATTGTGCCTTCTTTAATTTCAATGGAAACGCGAATAAAATAACTCAATTAAAGATTAATTAG
- a CDS encoding ISAs1 family transposase: MYTDSSYHYDKHFISSFSSLIDPRRTTNGNYTYPMLEILFLTISAILSGRDTYNDIVIFGEIKIDWLRKYFPYEKGISSHDTISKLFQEIDNEAFNDCFTEWISKYSFTNKESVISIDGKCIKGSAKRKKGGVHIVSAFASEQGLSLSQLVTDKKSNEITAIPDLIDLISIKDKVITIDAMGCQTKIAKKIIHKEGDYVLQVKGNQEKTEEELKIQFNPDLVDDSNITEDVGHGRIETRICEIITNFEKNSTLEKWKGIQSLIRVTSCVIDQDSDKETVQTRYYISSLNTSAKEFNRIIRLHWAIENNLHWCLDVIFREDNKQRKKENSAANFSIIYKIALNLMQMTDDRKSKEKKGSFKEKITRSTLDDNYREKLLNAFLCNN, translated from the coding sequence ATGTATACAGATTCTTCATATCATTATGATAAACACTTTATTTCATCCTTTTCTTCATTAATTGATCCCCGCAGAACAACTAATGGCAATTATACTTACCCAATGCTGGAGATTTTATTTCTCACCATTTCGGCAATACTATCTGGGCGTGACACTTATAATGACATTGTAATATTCGGGGAAATTAAAATTGATTGGTTAAGGAAATACTTTCCTTATGAAAAAGGAATAAGCTCCCATGACACGATCTCAAAGTTATTTCAAGAGATAGATAATGAGGCCTTTAATGACTGCTTTACTGAATGGATATCTAAGTATTCTTTTACCAATAAGGAGAGTGTTATAAGCATCGATGGCAAATGTATCAAAGGTTCGGCTAAACGTAAAAAAGGTGGAGTACACATCGTGTCAGCATTCGCTTCGGAACAGGGTCTTTCTCTTAGTCAGCTTGTCACAGATAAAAAGAGTAATGAAATTACTGCCATTCCTGATTTAATAGATCTTATTTCGATAAAAGACAAGGTTATTACAATAGATGCTATGGGATGTCAAACAAAAATAGCAAAAAAGATTATCCATAAAGAAGGAGATTATGTTCTACAGGTAAAAGGGAATCAAGAAAAGACAGAAGAGGAGTTAAAGATACAATTCAATCCAGATCTAGTTGATGATTCGAATATTACAGAGGATGTTGGTCATGGTCGGATTGAGACTCGTATATGTGAGATAATAACAAACTTTGAGAAGAATTCTACGCTAGAAAAATGGAAAGGTATACAAAGTCTCATTCGTGTTACTTCTTGTGTAATAGATCAGGATAGCGACAAAGAAACAGTTCAGACACGATATTATATTTCATCACTAAATACTAGTGCTAAGGAATTTAATCGTATTATTAGATTGCATTGGGCCATCGAGAACAATCTTCATTGGTGCTTAGATGTAATCTTTAGGGAAGACAATAAACAGCGTAAGAAAGAGAATTCAGCTGCCAACTTTAGTATAATCTATAAAATAGCACTCAACCTAATGCAAATGACTGATGATAGGAAAAGTAAAGAAAAAAAAGGTTCATTTAAAGAGAAAATTACAAGGTCGACATTAGATGACAACTACCGTGAGAAATTATTGAATGCATTCCTCTGTAATAATTAA
- a CDS encoding LacI family transcriptional regulator, translating to MAKHKGHITIHDIAKALNVSASTVSRALKDDKRISEATRKRVIKYAQENGYRPNVVASNLRKQRTETIGVIVPRIDRHFLSTIISSIEQYAHQHGFSVLITQSRESIIAESKAVLTMFNQRVDGLLVSTSLETENELNFDLFIKNNIPLVFFDRVPDNDQLNRVVTNDQESSFKVTRRLLSNGHKKIFFVNGPSNILVFRNRLKGFQQALFEMGSVWDETLYRECDLTRISGRRIAEEILSSNNLPNAIYCSNDTTALSFLQVAQEKGLSVPKDFSLHGFSDEPFSAVLTPKLSSVRQPGEEMGKVAVERLIELIEDDKSIAETVIIPSVIKSRESDIKKTKSRLS from the coding sequence ATGGCTAAACATAAAGGACATATTACTATACATGATATTGCAAAGGCATTGAACGTCAGTGCGTCGACTGTTTCTAGGGCTCTTAAAGATGATAAAAGAATAAGTGAAGCAACAAGGAAGAGGGTAATAAAATATGCACAAGAAAATGGTTATCGTCCAAATGTTGTTGCATCTAACTTGAGAAAGCAGAGAACTGAAACCATTGGTGTTATAGTTCCTAGGATCGATCGTCACTTCTTATCTACTATAATTTCTTCTATCGAGCAATATGCACATCAACATGGATTCTCTGTTTTGATTACCCAAAGTAGAGAATCTATTATTGCTGAAAGTAAGGCTGTACTAACGATGTTTAATCAACGTGTGGATGGGTTATTGGTATCGACTTCATTAGAGACTGAAAATGAGCTGAATTTCGATTTGTTTATTAAGAATAATATTCCACTCGTGTTTTTTGATCGTGTACCTGATAATGATCAGCTCAACCGAGTGGTAACTAATGATCAAGAGTCTTCATTTAAAGTAACTAGACGATTATTGAGCAATGGACATAAAAAAATATTCTTTGTGAATGGTCCATCAAATATATTAGTTTTTAGAAATCGTTTAAAAGGTTTTCAGCAAGCTCTTTTTGAAATGGGTTCTGTTTGGGATGAAACATTATATAGAGAGTGTGACTTGACTCGAATTTCAGGTCGTCGAATAGCTGAGGAAATCTTGTCGTCGAATAATCTCCCCAATGCGATTTACTGTTCAAATGATACAACAGCGCTGAGTTTTTTACAGGTAGCACAAGAGAAAGGGCTATCTGTTCCTAAGGATTTTTCTCTTCATGGATTTAGTGATGAGCCGTTTAGTGCTGTGTTGACACCGAAGTTATCCTCTGTGAGACAACCTGGTGAGGAGATGGGGAAAGTTGCTGTTGAACGTTTAATTGAATTGATAGAAGATGATAAATCAATTGCTGAAACAGTTATAATACCATCCGTGATTAAGAGTAGAGAATCGGATATTAAAAAAACAAAAAGTCGCTTGTCATAA